In the genome of Streptomyces racemochromogenes, one region contains:
- a CDS encoding SDR family oxidoreductase → MELKGRVVVVTGGTRGVGAGIARSFLTAGAEVVVCARRPPREPVAAHGRRAAFTAVDLRDPAAVRAFLDAVGERHGRLDCLVNNAGGTPYRLLEEGGAERHARVLELNLVAPMTASLAAYPWLRESRGSVVMVGSVSGTRPSPGTAAYGAAKAGLENLARSMAVEWAPEVRVNTLVLGMVRTELAHLHYGDEAGVAAVGATVPLGRLAEPSDVGEAAVFLASGRAGYVSGASLLVHGGGERPAFLDAATVNKES, encoded by the coding sequence ATGGAGCTCAAGGGGAGGGTTGTCGTCGTCACCGGCGGAACCCGGGGGGTGGGCGCCGGGATCGCGCGCTCGTTCCTCACGGCCGGGGCGGAGGTCGTCGTCTGCGCCCGGCGTCCGCCGCGGGAGCCGGTGGCGGCGCACGGGCGGCGGGCCGCATTCACCGCCGTGGACCTGCGCGACCCGGCCGCCGTACGGGCGTTCCTCGACGCCGTCGGCGAGCGCCACGGGCGGCTCGACTGCCTGGTGAACAACGCCGGCGGGACCCCGTACCGGCTGCTGGAGGAGGGCGGCGCCGAGCGGCACGCCCGCGTCCTCGAACTCAACCTGGTGGCCCCGATGACGGCCTCGCTCGCCGCGTACCCGTGGCTGCGCGAGAGCCGCGGCTCGGTCGTCATGGTCGGCAGTGTCAGCGGCACCCGCCCCTCGCCCGGGACGGCCGCCTACGGCGCGGCGAAGGCGGGCCTGGAGAACCTGGCCCGCTCGATGGCCGTGGAATGGGCGCCCGAGGTACGCGTCAATACGCTCGTCCTGGGAATGGTGCGGACCGAGCTGGCGCACCTGCACTACGGGGACGAGGCGGGTGTCGCCGCGGTCGGCGCCACGGTGCCGCTGGGACGGCTGGCCGAGCCGTCGGACGTGGGGGAGGCGGCGGTGTTCCTGGCCTCCGGCCGGGCCGGCTACGTGAGCGGCGCGAGCCTGCTGGTGCACGGCGGCGGGGAGCGGCCCGCGTTCCTGGACGCGGCAACGGTCAACAAGGAGAGCTGA
- a CDS encoding SDR family oxidoreductase: MGIADGRVVIVTGAGRGLGRAHALAFAAEGARVVVNDLGVGLDGHPGPDSPASLVAEEIRARGGEAVAHGGDIASQEGAASLVDCAVSAFGGLDTLVNNAGFLRDRMLVNLGEADWDAVMRVHLKGHFLPLRAAAAWWRAEAKAGRPRAARVVNTSSGAGLLGSVGQGNYSAAKAGILGLTLVAAAEMDRYGVQVNAIAPAARTRMTERTFAESMAAPREGGFDAMAPENVSPLVVWLGSEESAGVTGRVFEVEGGRITVMEGWRPGPTADRGARWTPSGAGAAVTKLLADAEPAQPVYGAR; this comes from the coding sequence ATGGGCATTGCGGACGGACGCGTGGTGATCGTGACGGGCGCGGGACGGGGGCTGGGCCGGGCCCACGCCCTGGCCTTCGCGGCGGAGGGCGCGCGGGTGGTCGTCAACGACCTCGGGGTGGGCCTGGACGGCCATCCCGGACCGGACAGCCCGGCGTCGCTGGTCGCCGAGGAGATCCGGGCACGGGGCGGCGAGGCGGTGGCGCACGGCGGGGACATCGCCTCGCAGGAGGGCGCGGCCTCGCTGGTGGACTGCGCGGTCTCCGCGTTCGGCGGCCTGGACACCCTGGTCAACAACGCCGGGTTCCTGCGGGACCGGATGCTGGTCAACCTCGGGGAGGCCGACTGGGACGCGGTGATGCGGGTGCACCTCAAGGGGCACTTCCTGCCGCTGCGGGCGGCGGCCGCGTGGTGGCGGGCCGAGGCGAAGGCCGGGCGGCCGCGGGCCGCCCGGGTGGTCAACACCTCCTCGGGGGCGGGACTGCTGGGCTCCGTCGGCCAAGGCAACTACAGCGCGGCCAAGGCGGGGATCCTCGGCCTGACGCTGGTGGCGGCGGCCGAGATGGACCGCTACGGCGTCCAGGTCAACGCGATCGCCCCGGCGGCGCGGACCCGGATGACGGAACGGACCTTCGCCGAGTCGATGGCCGCGCCGCGGGAAGGGGGCTTCGACGCGATGGCGCCGGAGAACGTGTCCCCGCTGGTGGTGTGGCTCGGCTCGGAGGAGTCGGCGGGGGTCACGGGGCGGGTCTTCGAGGTCGAGGGCGGCCGCATCACGGTGATGGAGGGCTGGCGGCCGGGCCCCACGGCGGACCGCGGCGCCCGCTGGACCCCGTCGGGGGCGGGGGCCGCCGTCACGAAGCTCCTCGCCGACGCGGAGCCGGCACAGCCGGTGTACGGAGCCCGCTAG
- a CDS encoding DUF4360 domain-containing protein has protein sequence MPFRRIAVGAAVTVLSAVAAAPAQAHAPADPPYVPPPGRITVDVVGVNGSGCPQGTATVAAASDNTAFTVTYSNYLAQTGAGSGGTDFRKNCQLALRIHVPQGFTYAIARADYRGFAHLQRGAYGQERANYYFQGNAQTARTTHQFNGPFTDNWQASDQTEYADLVWAPCGEERNLNVNTELRVYGGTSSPQALSFMSMDSTDGSVSTVYHFEWKECPAR, from the coding sequence ATGCCGTTCCGCAGAATCGCCGTCGGTGCCGCCGTCACGGTGCTGTCCGCCGTGGCCGCCGCACCCGCCCAGGCGCACGCCCCGGCGGACCCCCCGTACGTCCCGCCGCCCGGCCGGATCACGGTCGACGTCGTCGGAGTCAACGGCTCCGGCTGCCCCCAGGGCACCGCCACCGTCGCCGCCGCTTCCGACAACACGGCCTTCACCGTCACCTACAGCAACTACCTCGCCCAGACCGGCGCCGGCTCCGGCGGCACCGACTTCCGCAAGAACTGCCAGCTGGCCCTGCGGATCCACGTCCCCCAGGGCTTCACGTACGCCATCGCCCGCGCCGACTACCGCGGCTTCGCCCACCTCCAGCGCGGCGCCTACGGCCAGGAGCGCGCGAACTACTACTTCCAGGGCAACGCCCAGACCGCCCGCACCACCCACCAGTTCAACGGCCCCTTCACCGACAACTGGCAGGCGAGCGACCAGACCGAGTACGCCGACCTCGTCTGGGCCCCCTGCGGCGAGGAGCGCAACCTCAACGTCAACACCGAACTGCGGGTCTACGGCGGCACCTCCAGCCCGCAGGCGCTGAGCTTCATGAGCATGGACTCCACCGACGGCAGCGTCAGCACCGTCTACCACTTCGAGTGGAAGGAATGTCCCGCCCGCTGA
- a CDS encoding DUF4360 domain-containing protein, which produces MSRLRTPLLIGAAAAALVTASTPAVAGGPITVPPDKIVIELATVNGSGCREGTAQVAVAPDNTAFTVTYSDYMAQVGPGAPPTAFRKNCQLNLRVHVPSGFTYAIVQADYRGFAFLQPGASGQERANYYFQGMPQTSQRTHQFTGPLNDNWQTSDKTEYADLVWAPCGEKRNFNINTELRVNAGSSSPQSTSFMAMDSTDASVSTLYHLAWQVCPAGPKKG; this is translated from the coding sequence ATGTCTCGCCTCAGGACCCCCCTGCTCATCGGCGCCGCGGCCGCCGCGCTGGTCACCGCCTCCACCCCCGCCGTCGCCGGCGGCCCGATCACCGTCCCGCCCGACAAGATCGTGATCGAACTCGCCACCGTCAACGGCTCGGGCTGCCGCGAAGGCACCGCCCAGGTCGCCGTAGCCCCGGACAACACCGCCTTCACCGTCACCTACAGCGACTACATGGCCCAGGTCGGCCCGGGCGCCCCGCCGACCGCCTTCCGCAAGAACTGCCAGCTCAACCTCCGCGTCCACGTGCCCTCCGGCTTCACCTACGCCATCGTGCAGGCCGACTACCGCGGATTCGCCTTCCTCCAGCCCGGCGCCTCCGGCCAGGAACGGGCGAACTACTACTTCCAGGGAATGCCCCAGACGTCCCAGCGGACCCACCAGTTCACCGGTCCCCTCAACGACAACTGGCAGACGAGCGACAAGACGGAGTACGCCGACCTCGTCTGGGCCCCGTGCGGCGAGAAGCGCAACTTCAACATCAACACCGAACTGCGCGTGAACGCCGGCAGCTCCAGCCCCCAGAGCACGAGCTTCATGGCCATGGACTCCACCGACGCCAGCGTCAGCACCCTCTACCACCTCGCCTGGCAGGTCTGCCCGGCCGGCCCGAAGAAGGGCTAG
- a CDS encoding HAD family acid phosphatase, whose translation MRSTRRTRTSRTAAATVAVAAAVLALLPATAAEAAPAAAPAPAPAPVTAAALTSAPGGNAAILGIDYATWQRDVAAVIDAARPAIERRIAASPAGEKPAIVLDIDNSSLETDFHWFWTFPTPAIEKVRALTQYAAERGVAIFFVTARPGIVFSLTERNLKSVGYPVSGLYVRDLPALFEQVSAYKTAKRAEIEARGHTIIANIGNNESDLVGGHAERTVKLPDYGGKLS comes from the coding sequence ATGCGCAGCACCCGCCGCACCCGCACGTCCCGCACCGCCGCAGCCACCGTCGCCGTCGCCGCCGCCGTGCTGGCCCTGCTCCCGGCCACCGCCGCCGAGGCGGCCCCCGCCGCCGCACCCGCGCCGGCCCCGGCCCCGGTCACCGCCGCCGCCCTCACCTCCGCGCCGGGCGGCAACGCCGCGATCCTCGGCATCGACTACGCCACCTGGCAGCGCGACGTGGCCGCCGTCATCGACGCCGCGCGCCCCGCCATCGAGCGGCGCATCGCCGCCTCCCCGGCCGGCGAGAAGCCCGCGATCGTCCTCGACATCGACAACTCCTCGCTGGAGACGGACTTCCACTGGTTCTGGACGTTCCCGACGCCCGCGATCGAGAAGGTCCGCGCGCTGACCCAGTACGCCGCCGAGCGCGGCGTGGCGATCTTCTTCGTCACCGCCCGCCCCGGGATCGTGTTCTCGCTGACCGAGCGGAACCTGAAGTCGGTCGGCTACCCGGTCAGCGGGCTGTACGTACGGGACCTGCCCGCCCTGTTCGAGCAGGTCAGCGCGTACAAGACGGCCAAGCGGGCCGAGATCGAGGCGCGCGGCCACACGATCATCGCCAACATCGGGAACAACGAGAGCGACCTGGTCGGCGGGCACGCCGAGCGCACCGTCAAGCTCCCCGACTACGGCGGCAAGCTGTCCTGA
- a CDS encoding serine protease translates to MTRTAQPPTKGSVLTVTTLGRIVKRSLAVGAVALAAVSLQPAGASASPAPVVGGTRAAQGEFPFMVRLSMGCGGALYTQQIVLTAAHCVSGSGNNTSITATAGVVDLQSSSAIKVKSTKVLQAPGYNGQGKDWALIKLAQPINLPTLKIAETKAYDNGTFTVAGWGAAREGGSQQRYLLKAQVPFVSDASCQSSYGSELVPAEEICAGYAQGGTDTCQGDSGGPMFRRDNNNAWIQVGIVSWGQGCARPNYPGVYTEVSTFAAAIKSAAATL, encoded by the coding sequence ATGACACGCACGGCCCAACCCCCCACGAAAGGCAGTGTGTTGACCGTGACCACCCTCGGCAGAATCGTCAAGCGCTCCCTCGCCGTCGGCGCCGTCGCCCTCGCCGCCGTCAGCCTCCAGCCCGCCGGAGCCAGCGCCTCACCCGCCCCCGTCGTCGGCGGCACCCGCGCCGCGCAGGGCGAGTTCCCCTTCATGGTCCGCCTCTCCATGGGCTGCGGCGGAGCCCTCTACACCCAGCAGATCGTCCTCACCGCCGCCCACTGCGTCAGCGGCTCCGGCAACAACACCTCCATCACCGCCACCGCCGGCGTCGTCGACCTCCAGAGCAGCAGCGCCATCAAGGTCAAGTCCACCAAGGTGCTCCAGGCCCCCGGCTACAACGGCCAGGGCAAGGACTGGGCCCTGATCAAGCTCGCCCAGCCCATCAACCTGCCCACCCTCAAGATCGCCGAGACCAAGGCCTACGACAACGGCACCTTCACCGTCGCCGGCTGGGGCGCCGCCCGCGAAGGCGGCAGCCAGCAGCGCTACCTCCTCAAGGCCCAGGTCCCCTTCGTCTCCGACGCCTCCTGCCAGAGCTCCTACGGCAGCGAACTCGTCCCCGCCGAGGAGATCTGCGCCGGCTACGCCCAGGGCGGCACGGACACCTGTCAGGGCGACTCCGGCGGCCCCATGTTCCGCCGCGACAACAACAACGCCTGGATCCAGGTCGGCATCGTCAGCTGGGGCCAGGGCTGCGCCCGCCCCAACTACCCCGGCGTCTACACCGAGGTCTCCACCTTCGCCGCCGCCATCAAGTCCGCGGCCGCCACCCTGTAA
- a CDS encoding chorismate mutase, protein MNNSDIDEIDENVTAELSRLRDSIDNIDAAVVHMLAERFKCTQQVGHLKAKHQLPPADPGREASQIARLRQLAENAKLDPAFAEKLLNFIIAEVIRHHETIAAGEE, encoded by the coding sequence ATGAACAACAGCGACATCGACGAGATCGACGAGAACGTCACCGCCGAACTGTCCCGCCTGCGCGACAGCATCGACAACATCGACGCGGCCGTGGTCCACATGCTCGCCGAGCGCTTCAAGTGCACCCAGCAGGTCGGCCACCTCAAGGCCAAGCACCAGCTGCCCCCGGCCGACCCGGGCCGCGAGGCCAGCCAGATCGCCCGCCTCCGCCAGCTCGCCGAAAACGCCAAACTCGACCCGGCCTTCGCCGAGAAGCTCCTCAACTTCATCATCGCCGAAGTCATCCGCCACCACGAGACCATCGCCGCCGGCGAGGAGTGA